The nucleotide sequence GTGACCGAAGCGCTGTACGACGCCGGCTTCAGCTCCAACAGCCGCTTCTACGAAAACGCTGATCGGCTGCTGGGCATGAAAGCCAGCGACTACCGCGCCGGCGGCGCGAATACCGAGATTCGCTTCGCGCTCGGCGACTGCTCACTCGGCGCGATCCTGGTTGCGCAGAGCCAGCGCGGGGTCTGCGCAATTCTCCTCGGCGACGATCCGGACGCGTTGCTGCGCGATCTGCAGGACAAATTCGCCCGGGCCACGCTGATCGGCGGCGATGCGCAGTTCGAAGCATTGGTCGCCAAAGTGGTCGGCTTTATCGAGGCGCCGGCGCTGGGCCTCGACCTGCCGCTGGACGTGCGCGGCACGGCGTTTCAGCAGCGGGTGTGGAATGCCTTGCAGGAGATCCCGGCGGGCAGCACGGCCAGCTACGCCGAGATCGCCAACCGCATCGGCATGCCTAAAGCGGTACGTGCGGTGGCTCAGGCCTGCGGGGCGAACAGCCTGGCGGTGGCGATCCCCTGTCACCGCGTGGTGCGCAGCGACGGTCAGCTGTCCGGCTACCGTTGGGGCGTGGAGCGCAAACGTCAGCTGCTCGAGCGCGAGACGCGTGGCTGACCCGGCCGGGGTGGCGAAGGCTGACCAACGCTGGCGCGTGCTCGGTCCCGATGGGCAGATCTGGTTCAGCGAACAACCCGGCACGTTGGGCGGCCATCGGCGCACCCGCATCTATGGTCGTCTCGATTGCCGCGCCGCCCTGCAAGCCATCGCCCGCGGTGGCTACGTCAGCGATCGGGTGTTTTTTCTCAATGCCAGCGCTGCGCAAGCCGCCGGCTATCGACCCTGCGCCGTGTGCCTGCCGGCGGACTATGCGCGCTGGAAGGCTGCGCGACGGCCCAGTTGAGAGGCCCGCGCGCCATTCAATCGTCGCGGGTCATTACTTCCAGCAGTTCGATCTCGAAGCGCAGATTCGAGTGTGGCTTGATCAGCGCGCCCATCTGCCGCTCGCCGTAGGCCAGATGCGCCGGCACGAACAGCTTGCGCGTGCCGCCGACACGCATACCCATCAAGCCCTGATCCCAGCCCTTGATCACCCGGCCGGTGCCGATCACGCACTGGAACGGCTTGCCGCGCTCGTAGGAGGAATCGAACGGCGTGCCGTCTTCCAGAAAGCCGCGGTACTGGGTGATGATCAGCGCGCCTTTGACCACGGCCTTGCCGTCGCCGAGCTGGATATCTTCAATCTGCAATTCGCTGCTCATCGGCTGTTCTCGGTACGAGGAGGGATGATTGACCTTCAGGGTCTTGGCTGGCGCGGGTTCTGGCACCGCCAACAAAAAGGCCCCACGTTGCACGTGAGGTCTTTCGTTTGTTAGGTGGCGCACCAGGCGGGCTTAAAAATAGTTAAGTAACTAGCTGATGTAAATGAGTTTTGTGCGCGGGGTCTACCCCCTTTGCCACGGACACTTTCGAGTAGGCTGACGTCGAGCTTAAGGTGTGTGCATAGGGCATCTGGTGTTCTGTCAGCTCAAAGCCGCGTAATGCCCAGATCACTCTGCCAAGCCGGGAGTGCTTTTCTACCGCAAAGGGTCTGCGGGCGATGAGATACAGCTCATTGAGACTGAAGGGGCGGGTGGCGAAGACCAGCCCGGCAGGCGTGCCGTGATCCAGATTGAGCCAATCTGACAAAACACCAATACCCCTTCTTCCTGAAAATCAAAGCGGCACTCCCCGGGAACGCGCGATGACCCCAAAAACAGGCCCGTGCCCTTCGGGATGCGCTGGTCAACGCAGGAGGGCGAAGCTCTTGAAGAGGATGCGTATGAGGTCGGCCTGCCCCTTGATACCCAGCTTCGCGTAGATGTTCTTCGAGTAATTGC is from Pseudomonas sp. LS44 and encodes:
- a CDS encoding FKBP-type peptidyl-prolyl cis-trans isomerase, with product MSSELQIEDIQLGDGKAVVKGALIITQYRGFLEDGTPFDSSYERGKPFQCVIGTGRVIKGWDQGLMGMRVGGTRKLFVPAHLAYGERQMGALIKPHSNLRFEIELLEVMTRDD
- a CDS encoding Ada metal-binding domain-containing protein is translated as MADPAGVAKADQRWRVLGPDGQIWFSEQPGTLGGHRRTRIYGRLDCRAALQAIARGGYVSDRVFFLNASAAQAAGYRPCAVCLPADYARWKAARRPS
- the ada gene encoding bifunctional DNA-binding transcriptional regulator/O6-methylguanine-DNA methyltransferase Ada, with the protein product MKAAKHVAAPVPEQIEDDPRWAAMLARDPRADGQFVYAVKTTGVYCRPSSASRLPRPHNVEFFATAQAAEAAGYRPSKRAGADLSSLAAQHAARVAEACRHIETAETTPSLAALASAVGLSPHHFHRIFKTLTGLTPKGYAAAQRAARMRAQLPHAGSVTEALYDAGFSSNSRFYENADRLLGMKASDYRAGGANTEIRFALGDCSLGAILVAQSQRGVCAILLGDDPDALLRDLQDKFARATLIGGDAQFEALVAKVVGFIEAPALGLDLPLDVRGTAFQQRVWNALQEIPAGSTASYAEIANRIGMPKAVRAVAQACGANSLAVAIPCHRVVRSDGQLSGYRWGVERKRQLLERETRG